The genomic stretch CGATACCCACCGCACGCTCGCGGTCGTCGATGGCGACCACCAGCAGACGAGCGTGCTCGATACCGGCGGTTTCCAGCAAATCGGAGCGGCTAGCGTCGCCAAAGTAGCTTTTAATGCGAATGTTACGCAGGTTTTCGATCTGCTCGATCTCGTGATCCAGCGCCACGATGGGAATGTTATTGGCCCGCAGCAGGCGGCAAATAATCTGCCCAAAACGGCCGACCCCCGCCACGATGACCGGCGCCTGCTCTTCGATGGTATCGGCTTCACGGTCGTCATTCTTGGCAGTTTGGTAGCGCGGCAGCACCAGCTTGTCGTAAGCAATGAACAGCAGCGGTGTAAGGAACATCGACAGCGCCACCACCAGCGAGAGCACCTGGGAGAGTTCCACCGGAATCACGCTGTTCTGCACGCTATAGGTCAGCAGGACGAAGCCAAACTCACCCGCTTGGGCAAGACTTAGGGTGAACAGCCAGCCATTGCTGCCGTGTACCTTGAACAGCAGCGCCAGCACCAGCAAAATGGCCGCTTTCACAACGATGACGGCCAAGCCCAGGCCTAGCACCGTGGCCCACTCCGCCGCTAGCACGTCAAAGTTGATGCCTGCGCCCACGGTGATGAAGAACAGTCCCAGCAGTAGCCCCTTGAATGGCTCGATATTGGCCTCGATCTCGTGCTTGAACTCGCTGTTGGCCAGTACAATACCGGCCAGGAAGGCCCCCAAGGCGGGCGATAGGTTCACCAAGCTCATCAAGGCGGCAATGCCGATCACCAGCATCAGCGCAGAGGCGGTAAACACTTCCCGTAGGCCGGAGCCAATCACGTAGCGGAACAGCAGCGGCCCTAAATAGTAGCCGCCCACAATTACGCTGCCGATGGCGGCCACCACTACCAGCGCATGTGCCCAGGCAGGCAGATGCGCCACTAGGCTTAGCCCCGCGTGGCCATGGTCGTCACTGGCAGCGCCCATTAATTCCGGCAGTGCCAGTAGCGGGATGAGCGCCAGCATAGGAATGACGGCGATATCTTGAAACAGCAGCACCGAAAAGGCGCTGCGCCCGCCTTCGGTTTTGGAAAGCCCCTTCTCACTCAGGGTTTGCAGCACGATGGCAGTGGATGAGAGCGCAAAAATCAGCCCCACCGCCAGGGCGGTTTGCCAAACGAGCCCTAGCCACCAGGCAATGGCAGCGCCTGCCGCTGCGGTCAGCACCACTTGCAAACCGCCCAGGCCCAGCAGCCGCACCCGCATGGCCCATAAGCCTTTGGGGTCTAGCTCCATGCCCACCAAAAACAGCATCATTACCACACCAAATTCAGCAAAGTGCTGGATGGTGGTGGTCTCCTGGCCGACCAGCCCCAGCACGGGGCCAATCACCACACCGGCGACCAAATAACCCAACACCGACCCCAGCCCGAAGCGCTTGGCCAGCGGCACGGCTATCACCGCCGCCACTAAATAGATGAATGCTTGAATAAAATAGCCGGTCATGGCGACTCCTTAACCTCACTGCGACTTGACTTCCCTGAGCAATCCGTTAACGTACTAGTACGCTAGTACATGACCAAATCACTCGGTGGCACGATGTCCTTACACGATACGTTTCAAGCTGACCTGGTGCGCCACCTGCTTGCGATCGACACGCCCGATGCAATGGACGAAGCACTGGCCAGCCTGCTTACGCCAGCAGAGTATCAAGAAATCAGCAAACGCCTACAGATTTTTAAGCTGCTGCGCGAGGGCGTCCCCCACCGCAAAATTGCCGAAACCCTAGGCGTGGGTATTGCGACCGTGTCACGCGGATCACGCGCGCTGACGATGTTAGCCTCTTCACGGAATGAGCACTTATGAGCACCACCGATACGGCCGCTGCGGCAGGCCCCCAGCCGTTCACCCTGCCCCGCAAGCCCCATTACGTTACCCTGGCGGCAGACTGCGACTTCTTTGCCCTGTTTCAAAAAATCGAGCGGCGCTTCGATACCTGCTACATGCTGGAGTCGCTGGGCGAAGATAGCCACATGGCGCGCCATTCGATCATTGGTTTCGACCCCGAGTACACGCTCTATGCCAATGGCAACACGCTAACCATCGAAAGCCGCGACGGCGAGGCCAACCACTATTCCAGCGACAACCCCTACGAGCTGCTGCGCAGCCTGATTCCGCAGAACATTATTTCGCGTAAGTACGCGGGCGGGTTAAGCGGTTACCTGGGCTACGACGCCATGCAGTACTTCGAGCCGTCGCTGACGCTGAAAGCCAGCGACGACTTCGATACGTTCCGCTTTGGGCTGTACAAAGATGGCCTGATCCTCGACAAGATGACCGGGGAAGTCACCTACTTCTACTACGACAATAGCCGTTACGCGTTTCTACAGACGCTGATCGACGCCGACGACGAGCCCGCAGGCGCGCTGCACATTACTGCGCTGGGCGACACCATGAGCAAAGCCGAGCACGCCGAAGCGGTCGCCAAGGTGAAGCAGGACATCATCGACGGCAAAGTTTTTCAGTGCGAAGTGGGCTTTAAAAAGCGCTTTCGCATTCAGGGCGACACGCTGGCGCTTTACGACCAGCTGCGTACCATCAACCCCTCGCCGCAGATGTACTACGTGAAGTTTGGCGAACAGAAGCTGATTGGTGCCAGCCCCGAGCTGCTGTTCCGCCTGCGCCAGGGCGAGATGGAGACGTTCCCGCTGGCGGGCACCACCCTGCGCGGCCAAACGCCCCAGGAGGATACCCAGCTTGCCCGCGCGCTGCTCAACGACCCCAAAGAGATCGCCGAGCACAACATGATCGTGGACCTGCACCGCAATGACATTGGTCGAGTGGCGCAGTTTGGTACGGTCAAAGTACGCAGCCTGATGGATATCAAGCGCTTCAGTCACGTTCAGCATATCTCTAGTGAGATCGTCGGCATCATTGCCGAAGGCGAAGACATGTTCACCGCGCTGGCCAGCAACTTCCCAGCGGGCACGCTAACCGGCGCACCTAAAATCGAAGCGATGAAAATCATCGATGACTTGGAAACCGACGGGCGCGGCCCCTACGGCGGCGCGGTGGGCCAGTTCTCCTTCAACGGCGACTGCACCTTTGCGATCCCCATCCGTACGGTGTTTGTTAACGGCGAGCGCGCCTACGTACAAACCTGTGGCGGCAACGTTTACGACAGCAACGCCGAAGATGAGTACGAAGAGATTCGCCGCAAGTTTGCCGGCACCCGCAAGGCCTTGGCCCCCTTTATGGATACGGAAACGGAGAGCCCCGCATGAAGGTGCTGATCATCGATAACTACGACTCCTTCACCTATAACCTCTACCAGTTTATTGGTGAGATTCTGACCACGGAGAAGAATCGCGGCGAGCTGCCCCATTTCGAAATTGTGGTGAAGCGCAACAATCAGATTGATTTTAAAGCGATTGAAGCCATGGCGCCGGATCGCATTATTATCTCGCCTGGCCCCGGCTCGCCGGATGACCCACGCTACTTTGGCGTATGCGCCGAAGTGATCGAGAAGCTGGGCAAAACCACGCCGCTGCTGGGCGTTTGCCTAGGTATGCAGGGCATCGTGCACGTGTTCGGCGGCAAGGTGGTCAAAGCGCCGCTGCCGATGCACGGCAAAATCAGCCCCATAAACCACGACAACCGCTCTGTGTTTAACGGCGTACCCGACCAGCTTGAGGTGATGCGCTACCACTCGCTAATTGCCGATGCGGCGACGCTGCCAGAGTGCCTGGAAGTGACCGCCACGGTAGGTGCACTCACCGCCGACAGCTTTGCTGAACGTGGCCGCTGGCAGGCAGCGGGTGAGTTTGAGCTGATGGGCGTGAAGCACCGTGACTACCCGATTCACGGCATTCAGTTTCACCCGGAGTCGTTTGCCACCGAGGGCGGCAAAGAGCTAATTGCCAACTTCCTATTTGCCCCTAACGCAGCGGCATAACCGCGACAAAGCCGCCTAGCGCCGCGATATTGAGGAGCACCGTGACCCAATAGACGCGCCGAAAGCTGGTTTTTTGGGTCTTGTGGCGCAGCTGCTGCTGCGCGCACCAAGCCCCCGGCCAACCGCCTACCAGCGCCAGCCAGTGCAGCGTTTTTTCGCTCACGCGCTGGCGCTTTTTGATCGCGGCCCTTTTATCCCACGCATACGTGGCGTAGGTAATCACGCTGACCGCCACATACCACGCCAGTAGGTAACTTATATAAGTAGGTATCTCTGTCATGGAGAACTACTTGCGCCGGGAAGACGGCTTACCGGAGGCGGCTTTCCCCCCGCTGGGGCGGCCGCCCTTTATCGCGCCCTTACTCGCGCCCGGTTTGCCGTTAGAGTGACTCCCGGGCCTCCCCTTTCCTTTAGTGGCCGGTCTTCCCGCTGACGCTGCTCCTTTGCCGCCTGGCTTACCAGCAGCGGCTCCTTTTGCCTTAGGATCCTTGCGGGCTTTGTTACCCGCACGGGCACCTGAAGAGGCCCTTTTTGCTGTCGGCTTTTTATCCTGCGCGCTACTTCTACCGCCGCTGTAGTTGGGTCGGGCGATGTTTTTCTTCTCAGATGCTTTCTTCTCAGATGCTTTCTTCTCTGGCGCTACATCTGAGGTTTCGGTGAGGGCAACAATAGTCTCGATCTCTTTGGGAGTCAGGTCACGCCAATCCCCCAGCGCCAGCCCTTTCAGCGACACGTTCATGATGCGCGTACGCACTAGCTGGGTGACTTCATAGCCAAAGTATTCGCACATACGGCGAATTTGACGGTTGAGCCCCTGCACCAGAGTAATGGTGAACACAAACGTGGACTCTTTAGCGACATGACACTTTTTGGTCATCTGGCCAAGGATTGGCACGCCACCCTGCATACCGGCAATAAACTCGTCGGTAATCGGTTTATCGACCGTCACCACGTACTCTTTTTCGTGGTTATTGTTGGCACGTAGGATCTTGTTGACCAGGTCGCCATTGTTGGTGAGAAAGATCAGCCCTTGGGAATCTTTATCTAGCCGCCCAATGGGGAAGATGCGCGTTCCGTGCTTCACAAACTCAACGATGTTGTCTTTTTCCGCCGACTCCGTGGTGCTCACAATGCCTACCGGCTTATTCAGCGCGATGAGAACAAGATCCTCCTCTTCCTGCGGCTCGATCTCCTGGCCGTTGACCTTTACTCGATCCCCCGCGACCACCTGATCGCCGGTGGTTGCCCGGCGGCCGTTGATCCACACATTGCCCTGCTCGACGAAGCGGTCCGCCTCCCGGCGGGAGCAGAGGCCGCTTTCGCTTATGTATTTATTGATACGGGTAGATTTTCGTAACGACATAAAACGCCATGTAGCCTAAATAAACGTTAAAAAGAGGAGCCGGGCTGCTTGAGGAATTCGACCTCTTCCGGAGTCGAGGGTCTTCCCAACACCGCATTGCGGTGCGGGTAGCGCCCGAAGCGGTCAATAATCGCCTTGTGGCGTTTCTCGAATTCAAGATTGCTCTCCAGACCCGGCTGATCGAAGAGCCGCATCGCAACGGTATGAATAGCCGCCGACTCGCTGTGCATATAGGGCATATAGAGAAAGCTGCGCTCCACCGCCGACAGCGACTGGTCGGCTCCGCTGGCCACCGCTTCCTGGGCCAGCGCTAACGCCAGCGTGTCGTTGGCAAACGCACGGGCATCGTCGCGGTAGATATTACGAGAGAACTGATCCAGCACGATCACTTCCGCCAGCCGCCCGCGAGCCGAACGACGCCACTCGAAACACTCGCACGCTGCGGCACTCATCAGCACATCACTGAATCGCTCGGCAATCTGCCGATCCATCTCAGCGTCTTTTTTGAACCACTGTGCGGGCGTCAGCTCCTGAAACCAGAAGGCCAACACGGCCTGGGCATCTGTCGTCATGTTCCTGCCTCCCACGCCACATAAAGAAAAGCGCCGCCACCCATCGGTAGCGGCGCAGATAGGCAACTACTAGCTTAGCCCGTGTTACGCAGGCCAGCCGCAATCCCTGCCATGGTGACCATTAATGCGCGGGAGAGATCTGGGCTAATCGCCCCATCAGCATCCCGATTACGCTGCAAAAGCTCGGCTTGCAGACCGTGCAGCGGGTCGATGTAGGGGTTGCGCACGTCAATCGCCTGACGAATCAATGGCGTGTTCTCCAGCAGTTTCTCCTGCTGAAGAATATCTAACACCACGTCTTCCAGCCGCTCGAAGCGTTCACGGAGCTTCTTACCCAGCGCTTTCAGCGACGGCTCGTCCACCAAGCGATGCTCGTAGTAGGCGGCAATCGCCACGTCTGCTTTGGCCAGCAGCATCTCTAACATATCCAGGTAGGTGCCAAAGAACGGCCACTGGGTGCGCATTTCTTGAAGCACTTCACGACCGCCGGACTGCTCCAGGCGGCGGGAGAAGGCTTCGCCACTGCCAAGCCAAGCGGGCAGCATCAGGCGGATCTGTGTCCAGGCAAAAATCCAGGGGATCGCCCGCAGGGTTTCCACGCCACCATCCTGACGGCGCTTGGTGGGCCGCGAGCCTAGCGGCAATCGACCCAGCGCCCCTTCCGGCGTCACAGCACGGAAGTAAGGCACGAAGTCAGGGTCTTCCCGCACCACGCCCACATAAGCGCAGTGGGCCACCTTAGCCAACTGGTCCATCTCCTCACGCCAGTGGGGTTCCGGCGCGGGCGGTGGCAGCAGCGTGGCCTCCAACACCGCACAGGCGTAGATCTCCATGGAGCGCAGCGCGATATCCGGCTGGCCGAACTTGAAGCGGATCATCTCGCCTTGTTCAGTCACTCGCAGGCTGCCGTTCACGGAGCCCGGCGGCTGAGAAAGAATCGCCGCGTGGGCCGGGCCGCCCCCACGGCCCACGGTGCCGCCGCGGCCGTGGAACAGCGTTAGGTCAACGCCGTGCTTTTCGCACACGTTCACCAGCGCCTCCTGGGCGCGGTACTGAGCCCAAGCAGCGGCGAGCTGACCGGCATCTTTGGCGGAGTCGGAGTAGCCGATCATCACCTCTTGGCGGTCTTTCGCCAGGGCGCGGTAGCCCGGCAGCGCCAGCAGCTGATCGATCACATCCCCCGCGTGATCCAGGTCGTTGAGGGTTTCGAACAGCGGCGCGATGGGTAACGTTACCTGCCCACCCACTTCTTTCATCAGCAGCGCCACGGTGAGCACATCAGAAGGCTCGGCGGCCATGGAGATAATGTAAGTACCCAGCGCTTCGGCATGCTCCTGGGCGATCACCTTGAAGGTGTCGATGACTTCCCTGGACTCCGCCGAACACTCCCAGCGGCGGGGAATCAGCGGGCGACGGGACTCAAGCTCCGCGAGCAAAAATTCCTGACGCTGGGTTTCGCTCCACTCCTGGTAATGGCCAAGCCCCAGCGAGCTAGTGAGCTCTTCCATTACTTGGGCGTGGCGGCTGGCTTCCTGGCGAAGGTCGAGTTTGGTCAGCGTGACGCCGAACACGGCCACGCGGCGCAGGGTATCCAGCAGCGCACCGTTGGCAATGGTATCCAGCCCCACGTCGCACAGCGATCGGTAGCAGGCCAGCAGCGGCGCGTAGATTTGGTCGCGGGTTTCAATAATCGGCCCGCCGTCGTAGTTGCGGCCATCCAACTGCGCTTTCGCCCAGTCCCGGGTGGCTTCCATTTTGGTCAGCAGCCGCTTAAGCAGCTCCCGGTAGGGTTCCGCCACATCGCCCACTTCGGCTTTTAAGGCGCTGTTGGCTTTCCACATGGAGAGCTCGGTTTTGAGCTGTTCTAAATCGCGCAGATAGAGATCCGCTGCCATCCAGCGGCCTAGCAGCAGCACTTCCTGGGTCACTTTGGCGGTGACATTCGGGTTGCCGTCGCGGTCGCCACCCATCCAGGAGGCGTAACGAATCGGTGCGGCGTCCAGCGGCAGTCGCTCGCCTGCGGTGTCCAGCAGCAGGTTATCCAAGTCGCGGTGGAAATCCGGCACCGCCTGCCACAGCGAATTCTCGATCACCGCAAAGCCCCACTTGGCTTCGTCTACTGGCGTGGGGCGTTCGTGGCGAATTTCATCGGTGTGCCACGCTTGGCTGATCAACTCTTCCAAGCGGCCTTGGGCACGTGCACCGCGCTCGGGGTAATCTTCCGAGCTCTCAATCGCGGTTAAGCACTCATCAATGGCGTCGTATTTCTGGATCAGCGTGCGGCGAATAACTTCGGTGGGATGCGCGGTCAGCACCAGCTCCACGCGCATATTGGCAAGGGTTTCCACCAGTTTGCGCGGTGAATTACCCGCCTGCTGGGCACGTCCTAGTAGCTCTCCAAGTGCAGGCTGGGAGCCAGGCTTGTAGTCCTCTACCCGACGAAACCGCGCCCGGTAGTGCTGCTCGGCGATGTTGGCCAAGTTTAAGAACTGGTTAAAAGCTCGGGTAACGGGCAACAGATCGCGTTCCGGCAGCTGACGCAGGTACTCGATGAGCTGGCGCTGCTGAAGGGTATCCCCCTGACGACCGCGCTTGGCGTGGGCACGAATGGTTTCAATCTTATCGACAAACGACTGGCCTAAATCATCGGCGATGGTTCGCCCTAGACTGTCGCCCAGAATACGCACGTTATCGCGCAGTGATTCGTGTAGATCATGACTCATTGGCGTGGCCTCCTTGCGGGGTCGCGTTGATGGTTTTGAAATTAGCGTTGTTCTTGGGCTTTCGCGTCTTGCCAGTGGCTTTCCATCTCATCCAGCGAGGCCTCGTTTAAGGGGCGCTCGGCATCGGCAAGCGCGCATTCAACATAGCGAAAGCGGCGCTCGAATTTTGCATTGGTGCTACGCAGGCACTGTTCGGGGTCGGCGCCTAGCGTGCGGGCTAAATTGGTGACAGCAAACAGCAGGTCGCCTACCTCTTCCTGGGCGTGCTGACGATCCCCCGCTGCCAGCGCCTCTTCGACCTCCTCCAGCTCCTCGCGAATTTTGGCCAATACGCCTTCGGCATCAGGCCAATCAAAGCCAACCCGGGCGGCGCGTTTGGAGAGCTTGGCGGCGCGGCTAAGGGCGGGCAGCGTGCGGGGCACATCGTCCAACACCGACGGGGCTTGGGTGGCTCGTTCGGCGCGCTCGTCGGCTTTAAGGGCTTCCCAGCGGCTGTTCACCTGCTGGGTTTTGACCTCGTCGGCACTCACGCCGGGCGGGCGGCGGGAAGCCAGCGTGCCGTCTGGGAACACATGGGGATGACGGCGCAGCATTTTGGCGGTCAGCGTATCGACGATATCGTGAAAGTCGAAGCGCTGCTCTTCTGCGCCAAACTGGGCGTAATACACCACTTGAAACAACAGGTCGCCCAGCTCGCCGGGCAGCTCATCAAAAGCGCGACGCTCGATAGCGTCAGCCACTTCATACACCTCT from Halomonas meridiana encodes the following:
- a CDS encoding monovalent cation:proton antiporter-2 (CPA2) family protein, which produces MTGYFIQAFIYLVAAVIAVPLAKRFGLGSVLGYLVAGVVIGPVLGLVGQETTTIQHFAEFGVVMMLFLVGMELDPKGLWAMRVRLLGLGGLQVVLTAAAGAAIAWWLGLVWQTALAVGLIFALSSTAIVLQTLSEKGLSKTEGGRSAFSVLLFQDIAVIPMLALIPLLALPELMGAASDDHGHAGLSLVAHLPAWAHALVVVAAIGSVIVGGYYLGPLLFRYVIGSGLREVFTASALMLVIGIAALMSLVNLSPALGAFLAGIVLANSEFKHEIEANIEPFKGLLLGLFFITVGAGINFDVLAAEWATVLGLGLAVIVVKAAILLVLALLFKVHGSNGWLFTLSLAQAGEFGFVLLTYSVQNSVIPVELSQVLSLVVALSMFLTPLLFIAYDKLVLPRYQTAKNDDREADTIEEQAPVIVAGVGRFGQIICRLLRANNIPIVALDHEIEQIENLRNIRIKSYFGDASRSDLLETAGIEHARLLVVAIDDRERAVGIVKHVKQFYPNVWVLARAFDRGHGYQLREAGADDVISETYHSALELGGHALTAMGVHPMRAKQMTWAFVQNEDAHADELFEAWKEIDEGISFSPRYGELFMKLEEALNTAMHQDWQAPQQEEVPVWTAPAPESDPQTLSRGPAEQRS
- a CDS encoding Trp family transcriptional regulator encodes the protein MTKSLGGTMSLHDTFQADLVRHLLAIDTPDAMDEALASLLTPAEYQEISKRLQIFKLLREGVPHRKIAETLGVGIATVSRGSRALTMLASSRNEHL
- a CDS encoding aminodeoxychorismate/anthranilate synthase component II produces the protein MKVLIIDNYDSFTYNLYQFIGEILTTEKNRGELPHFEIVVKRNNQIDFKAIEAMAPDRIIISPGPGSPDDPRYFGVCAEVIEKLGKTTPLLGVCLGMQGIVHVFGGKVVKAPLPMHGKISPINHDNRSVFNGVPDQLEVMRYHSLIADAATLPECLEVTATVGALTADSFAERGRWQAAGEFELMGVKHRDYPIHGIQFHPESFATEGGKELIANFLFAPNAAA
- the rluF gene encoding 23S rRNA pseudouridine(2604) synthase RluF, giving the protein MSLRKSTRINKYISESGLCSRREADRFVEQGNVWINGRRATTGDQVVAGDRVKVNGQEIEPQEEEDLVLIALNKPVGIVSTTESAEKDNIVEFVKHGTRIFPIGRLDKDSQGLIFLTNNGDLVNKILRANNNHEKEYVVTVDKPITDEFIAGMQGGVPILGQMTKKCHVAKESTFVFTITLVQGLNRQIRRMCEYFGYEVTQLVRTRIMNVSLKGLALGDWRDLTPKEIETIVALTETSDVAPEKKASEKKASEKKNIARPNYSGGRSSAQDKKPTAKRASSGARAGNKARKDPKAKGAAAGKPGGKGAASAGRPATKGKGRPGSHSNGKPGASKGAIKGGRPSGGKAASGKPSSRRK
- a CDS encoding DUF924 family protein codes for the protein MTTDAQAVLAFWFQELTPAQWFKKDAEMDRQIAERFSDVLMSAAACECFEWRRSARGRLAEVIVLDQFSRNIYRDDARAFANDTLALALAQEAVASGADQSLSAVERSFLYMPYMHSESAAIHTVAMRLFDQPGLESNLEFEKRHKAIIDRFGRYPHRNAVLGRPSTPEEVEFLKQPGSSF
- the mazG gene encoding nucleoside triphosphate pyrophosphohydrolase, which translates into the protein MRHTLDDLLTLMTVLRDREQGCPWDIKQDWDSIVPHTLEEVYEVADAIERRAFDELPGELGDLLFQVVYYAQFGAEEQRFDFHDIVDTLTAKMLRRHPHVFPDGTLASRRPPGVSADEVKTQQVNSRWEALKADERAERATQAPSVLDDVPRTLPALSRAAKLSKRAARVGFDWPDAEGVLAKIREELEEVEEALAAGDRQHAQEEVGDLLFAVTNLARTLGADPEQCLRSTNAKFERRFRYVECALADAERPLNEASLDEMESHWQDAKAQEQR
- a CDS encoding anthranilate synthase component I family protein, whose protein sequence is MSTTDTAAAAGPQPFTLPRKPHYVTLAADCDFFALFQKIERRFDTCYMLESLGEDSHMARHSIIGFDPEYTLYANGNTLTIESRDGEANHYSSDNPYELLRSLIPQNIISRKYAGGLSGYLGYDAMQYFEPSLTLKASDDFDTFRFGLYKDGLILDKMTGEVTYFYYDNSRYAFLQTLIDADDEPAGALHITALGDTMSKAEHAEAVAKVKQDIIDGKVFQCEVGFKKRFRIQGDTLALYDQLRTINPSPQMYYVKFGEQKLIGASPELLFRLRQGEMETFPLAGTTLRGQTPQEDTQLARALLNDPKEIAEHNMIVDLHRNDIGRVAQFGTVKVRSLMDIKRFSHVQHISSEIVGIIAEGEDMFTALASNFPAGTLTGAPKIEAMKIIDDLETDGRGPYGGAVGQFSFNGDCTFAIPIRTVFVNGERAYVQTCGGNVYDSNAEDEYEEIRRKFAGTRKALAPFMDTETESPA
- the ppc gene encoding phosphoenolpyruvate carboxylase, with translation MSHDLHESLRDNVRILGDSLGRTIADDLGQSFVDKIETIRAHAKRGRQGDTLQQRQLIEYLRQLPERDLLPVTRAFNQFLNLANIAEQHYRARFRRVEDYKPGSQPALGELLGRAQQAGNSPRKLVETLANMRVELVLTAHPTEVIRRTLIQKYDAIDECLTAIESSEDYPERGARAQGRLEELISQAWHTDEIRHERPTPVDEAKWGFAVIENSLWQAVPDFHRDLDNLLLDTAGERLPLDAAPIRYASWMGGDRDGNPNVTAKVTQEVLLLGRWMAADLYLRDLEQLKTELSMWKANSALKAEVGDVAEPYRELLKRLLTKMEATRDWAKAQLDGRNYDGGPIIETRDQIYAPLLACYRSLCDVGLDTIANGALLDTLRRVAVFGVTLTKLDLRQEASRHAQVMEELTSSLGLGHYQEWSETQRQEFLLAELESRRPLIPRRWECSAESREVIDTFKVIAQEHAEALGTYIISMAAEPSDVLTVALLMKEVGGQVTLPIAPLFETLNDLDHAGDVIDQLLALPGYRALAKDRQEVMIGYSDSAKDAGQLAAAWAQYRAQEALVNVCEKHGVDLTLFHGRGGTVGRGGGPAHAAILSQPPGSVNGSLRVTEQGEMIRFKFGQPDIALRSMEIYACAVLEATLLPPPAPEPHWREEMDQLAKVAHCAYVGVVREDPDFVPYFRAVTPEGALGRLPLGSRPTKRRQDGGVETLRAIPWIFAWTQIRLMLPAWLGSGEAFSRRLEQSGGREVLQEMRTQWPFFGTYLDMLEMLLAKADVAIAAYYEHRLVDEPSLKALGKKLRERFERLEDVVLDILQQEKLLENTPLIRQAIDVRNPYIDPLHGLQAELLQRNRDADGAISPDLSRALMVTMAGIAAGLRNTG
- a CDS encoding DUF1294 domain-containing protein; the encoded protein is MTEIPTYISYLLAWYVAVSVITYATYAWDKRAAIKKRQRVSEKTLHWLALVGGWPGAWCAQQQLRHKTQKTSFRRVYWVTVLLNIAALGGFVAVMPLR